The following proteins are encoded in a genomic region of Lachnospiraceae bacterium KM106-2:
- a CDS encoding transcriptional activator of maltose regulon, MalT: MVSQYRIPEMNRNCFERKQLYQLLDRSIRQFKITYLYCYIGTGKTITVASWLKARKNQEETVFWLDGKDLNIENELMTLHELVSQEPRGIVVLDSIEELVEKDKIELIVELVKRSKKNTRFVLVSRGMLPAQFLNSFLNQEINIIRPNQALFSVDESIRYIEQYGGRKFEYIDIAEEDVLFRLPVMLDIALSNSQDPLNMDMETKQFTVSEMKDYLVRELKRQFDMSTIKAILVIASFDAMPETLLETLFSQNQVQKIDQVIAKNCILFKDVNHQYLIKKEVKHQMLSFLHDYLDKEKMKEYYVVAGTYYENRLNYDQALKYYEMAKDYRSMVKVISKSIAPEPYVLNIRELKVKYKEHIKKIPDRYIKQDSKLAFALALISGFFYEFSDLMRYYEMLCTIYKENGYEESDRDELLMMKLTIELVFPVRKDELVMMDVVDPDRIYSFQIMIQYFVHNPYMLASASRSLVGCIEYANTLPGKYQNHILQMVGDSCSGILDIYMGMDFYFRNNIDQALIFVNRGRTRCHQDGILFGELLAKYVEFYAMIAKKQLYSIDESIDSVDQIYHEYNAVNKGCQISSLCMVKALYENETEVIDDWWNQRGDSYENPYDILKFDDCVLKAKVCILKHQYFQGLSILQPLFNYCQYYVWNNSTLALYTIQAMIHYQVRDYDAALKEIEEALKLAELTHNIRGIANEGAGCVELMKEYIKKKRLNRKKDEFVFEVFDAIVEMANAYPQYLNIKKELKENLTKAEMQMLKQLATNRSNMEIAQQLCISLNTVKHHTKNIYQKLDVNSRQKAVYCARELGLI; this comes from the coding sequence GTGGTATCTCAGTATCGCATACCTGAAATGAACAGGAACTGTTTTGAAAGAAAACAGTTGTATCAGTTGCTTGATCGAAGTATTAGGCAATTTAAGATTACATATTTATACTGTTATATAGGAACAGGAAAAACGATAACGGTCGCTAGCTGGCTAAAAGCAAGAAAGAATCAAGAAGAAACGGTTTTTTGGTTAGATGGCAAGGACCTGAATATAGAAAACGAGTTAATGACATTACATGAGTTAGTTAGTCAAGAACCGCGAGGCATTGTTGTATTAGACTCGATTGAAGAACTTGTCGAAAAAGACAAGATTGAATTAATTGTGGAATTGGTAAAACGATCTAAGAAAAATACGAGATTTGTCTTGGTCAGTCGTGGAATGTTACCAGCCCAATTTTTGAATAGCTTTTTAAATCAAGAAATTAATATTATCCGGCCAAATCAAGCACTATTTTCTGTAGATGAGTCGATCAGATATATCGAACAGTACGGGGGACGGAAATTTGAATACATAGATATAGCAGAAGAAGATGTTTTATTTCGACTGCCAGTAATGCTTGATATAGCATTAAGTAATAGCCAGGATCCGTTAAATATGGATATGGAGACAAAACAGTTCACGGTTAGTGAAATGAAAGACTACTTAGTCAGAGAGTTGAAACGACAATTTGATATGTCTACGATTAAGGCAATTTTGGTGATAGCATCTTTTGATGCTATGCCGGAGACTTTATTAGAGACTTTGTTTAGTCAAAATCAGGTTCAAAAGATTGATCAAGTAATCGCCAAGAACTGTATTTTATTCAAAGATGTAAATCATCAATATTTAATAAAAAAAGAAGTTAAGCATCAAATGCTGTCATTTCTTCATGATTATTTGGACAAAGAAAAAATGAAAGAGTATTATGTCGTGGCGGGAACGTATTATGAAAATAGACTAAATTATGATCAGGCTCTAAAGTATTATGAGATGGCAAAAGACTATCGTTCTATGGTTAAAGTTATTAGTAAAAGTATTGCACCAGAACCGTATGTATTGAATATTCGAGAGTTGAAAGTAAAGTACAAAGAGCATATAAAGAAAATTCCGGATAGGTATATAAAACAAGATAGTAAGCTTGCATTCGCATTGGCACTAATTTCGGGATTCTTTTATGAATTCTCTGATTTGATGAGATATTATGAGATGCTTTGTACAATATACAAAGAGAATGGTTATGAGGAAAGCGATCGGGATGAATTGCTCATGATGAAACTTACCATTGAATTAGTGTTCCCGGTTCGAAAAGATGAGTTGGTAATGATGGACGTTGTAGATCCAGATAGAATATACAGCTTTCAGATCATGATACAATATTTCGTACATAATCCATATATGCTGGCAAGTGCGTCTAGATCTTTAGTCGGCTGTATTGAATATGCGAATACATTGCCGGGAAAATATCAAAATCATATATTACAGATGGTCGGAGACTCATGTAGCGGTATTTTGGATATTTATATGGGAATGGATTTCTATTTTAGAAATAATATTGATCAGGCTTTGATCTTTGTAAACAGAGGAAGGACGAGATGCCATCAGGATGGAATATTGTTTGGAGAGTTATTGGCTAAATATGTTGAATTTTATGCAATGATCGCGAAGAAGCAATTATATAGTATAGATGAAAGCATTGATAGTGTAGATCAGATTTATCATGAATATAATGCTGTGAATAAAGGATGTCAAATATCGAGCCTTTGTATGGTTAAGGCATTGTATGAAAATGAGACTGAGGTAATTGATGACTGGTGGAACCAGAGAGGCGACTCTTACGAGAATCCATATGATATTCTGAAGTTTGATGATTGCGTATTAAAAGCAAAAGTATGTATTTTGAAACATCAGTACTTCCAAGGGCTGTCTATTTTACAACCACTCTTTAACTATTGTCAGTATTATGTGTGGAATAATAGCACACTTGCATTGTATACCATCCAAGCAATGATTCATTATCAAGTGAGAGATTATGATGCAGCTCTTAAAGAGATAGAAGAAGCATTGAAACTTGCAGAACTAACTCACAATATTAGAGGAATTGCGAATGAAGGCGCAGGCTGTGTAGAATTAATGAAGGAATACATCAAAAAGAAACGATTAAATCGAAAAAAGGATGAGTTTGTATTCGAGGTATTTGATGCAATAGTGGAGATGGCTAATGCATATCCACAATATTTGAACATTAAAAAGGAATTGAAGGAGAATTTGACGAAGGCAGAGATGCAGATGTTGAAACAACTTGCGACTAATCGTTCTAATATGGAGATTGCTCAACAATTATGTATTAGTTTAAATACGGTGAAACATCATACGAAAAATATTTATCAGAAATTAGATGTAAATTCAAGACAGAAGGCAGTATACTGTGCAAGAGAATTGGGACTGATATAA
- a CDS encoding DNA-directed RNA polymerase beta subunit: MSFSKRKEVLDMPNLIEVQTDSYKWFLDEGLNEVFDDISPIEDYSGHLSLQFVGFTLCEDEVKYSIEECKERDATYAAPLKVKVRLHNKENDEINEHDIFMGELPLMTATGTFIINGAERVIVSQLVRSPGIYYAIGHDKIGKELFSSTVIPNRGAWLEYETDSNDIFYVRVDRNRKVPITVLLRALGLGSNAEIIEVFGEEPKILKSIEKDTSETYQDGLLELYRKLRPGEPLSVESAESLLNSMFFDARRYDLAKVGRYKFNKKLALKNRISGFKLAEDVVDFTTGEVLFEAGTIIDDEKADAIQNAAIPFVMMETEERVVKVLSNMMVDLSAWVDVDPMDLGIHERVYYPVLKTILDENDELEDIIEAIKKSVNELVPKHITKEDIFASINYNIHLEYGLGKDDDIDHLGNRRIRAVGELLQNQYRIGLSRMERVVRERMTTQDIEGISPQSLINIKPVTAAVKEFFGSSQLSQFMDQNNPLSELTHKRRLSALGPGGLSRDRAGFEVRDVHYSHYGRMCPIETPEGPNIGLINSLASYARINEYGFIEAPYRVLDKADPMNPRVTDDVVYLTADEEDKYVVAQANEQLDENGYFVSNHISGRFREETSEFDRNKVDLMDVSPKMVFSVATAMIPFLENDDANRALMGSNMQRQAVPLLVTESPVVGTGMERKAAVDSGDCVVSEVDGVVEKSSSNEIVIKTDDNQKVSYKLDKFVRSNQGNSMNQRPIVVKGEKVTKGEVIADGPCTQNGEIALGKNPLIGFMTWEGYNYEDAVLLSERLVQEDVYTSVHINEYEAEARDTKLGPEEITRDVPGVGDEALKDLDERGIIRIGAEVRAGDILVGKVTPKGETELTAEERLLRAIFGEKAREVRDTSLRVPHGEFGIIIDAKVFTRENGDELSPGVNQTVRIYIAQKRKIQVGDKMAGRHGNKGVVSRVLPVEDMPFLPNGRPLDIVLNPLGVPSRMNIGQVLEIHLSLASKVLGFNVATPVFDGANEFDIMDTLEMANDYVNTPLDNFEDKYKDVLDPEVMDYLVTNEDYRKQWEGVPINRDGKVKLRDGRTGEYFDGAVTVGFMHYLKLHHLVDDKIHARSTGPYSLVTQQPLGGKAQFGGQRFGEMEVWALEAYGAAYTLQEILTVKSDDVVGRVKTYEAIIKGENISEPGIPESFKVLLKELQSLALDITVLDENGHEIQMTESIDYGDEELTPLIEGDDNFRFDEEPFSESGFREVHNKEDEQQDFNVFQADDKDSEADSEISLDADEELTFGEMDDFDE, from the coding sequence ATGAGTTTCTCTAAGAGAAAAGAAGTTCTTGATATGCCAAATCTTATTGAAGTGCAGACAGATTCTTATAAGTGGTTCTTAGATGAAGGACTTAATGAAGTTTTTGATGACATTTCTCCAATAGAAGATTACAGTGGTCATCTTAGTCTACAATTTGTAGGGTTCACATTATGTGAAGATGAAGTTAAATATTCTATTGAAGAGTGCAAAGAAAGAGATGCAACATATGCAGCTCCTCTTAAAGTGAAGGTTAGACTTCATAATAAAGAGAATGACGAAATTAATGAACATGATATCTTCATGGGTGAGTTACCATTAATGACTGCAACAGGTACGTTTATTATTAATGGTGCCGAAAGAGTTATCGTTAGCCAATTAGTACGTTCCCCTGGTATTTATTATGCAATCGGACACGATAAAATTGGTAAAGAGTTATTCTCAAGTACGGTAATTCCTAACAGAGGTGCATGGTTAGAATACGAAACAGATTCTAACGATATTTTCTATGTACGTGTAGATAGAAATAGAAAAGTACCTATTACTGTATTATTACGTGCATTAGGACTTGGCAGCAATGCAGAGATTATCGAGGTATTTGGTGAAGAACCTAAAATCCTTAAGAGTATTGAAAAAGATACATCTGAGACATATCAAGATGGTCTTTTAGAATTATATAGAAAGTTACGTCCAGGTGAACCACTTTCTGTAGAAAGCGCTGAAAGTTTATTAAATAGCATGTTCTTTGATGCAAGAAGATATGATCTTGCAAAAGTTGGACGTTACAAATTCAACAAGAAACTTGCTCTTAAAAACAGAATTTCTGGATTTAAGTTAGCAGAAGATGTTGTTGACTTTACAACTGGTGAAGTTTTATTTGAAGCTGGGACAATCATTGATGATGAAAAAGCAGATGCTATTCAAAATGCTGCAATTCCATTTGTAATGATGGAAACAGAAGAAAGAGTAGTTAAAGTTCTTTCTAATATGATGGTTGACTTAAGTGCATGGGTTGATGTAGATCCTATGGACCTTGGTATCCATGAAAGAGTTTACTACCCAGTATTAAAGACTATCTTAGATGAAAATGATGAATTAGAAGATATCATCGAAGCAATTAAGAAGTCTGTAAATGAGTTAGTTCCAAAACACATTACGAAGGAAGATATTTTCGCATCTATCAACTACAATATTCATTTAGAATATGGTTTAGGTAAAGATGATGATATCGATCACTTAGGTAACAGACGTATTCGTGCTGTTGGTGAGTTATTACAAAATCAATATAGAATCGGTCTTTCTAGAATGGAACGTGTTGTTCGTGAAAGAATGACTACTCAAGATATTGAAGGAATTTCTCCTCAATCATTAATTAATATTAAACCTGTTACTGCAGCTGTTAAAGAATTCTTCGGAAGTTCTCAGTTATCACAGTTCATGGATCAGAATAACCCATTATCTGAGTTAACTCATAAGAGACGTTTATCTGCACTTGGACCTGGTGGTTTAAGTAGAGATCGTGCCGGATTCGAAGTTCGAGATGTTCACTATTCTCACTATGGTAGAATGTGTCCTATCGAGACTCCTGAAGGTCCTAACATCGGTCTTATCAACTCATTAGCATCTTATGCAAGAATTAATGAGTATGGATTTATTGAAGCTCCATATAGAGTTCTTGATAAAGCAGATCCGATGAATCCTCGTGTTACAGATGACGTTGTTTATTTAACAGCAGATGAAGAAGATAAATATGTTGTAGCTCAAGCCAATGAGCAACTTGATGAAAATGGTTACTTTGTAAGCAATCATATTTCAGGTCGTTTTAGAGAAGAAACTTCTGAATTCGATCGTAATAAAGTAGACTTAATGGATGTATCTCCTAAGATGGTATTCTCAGTAGCTACAGCCATGATTCCTTTCCTTGAAAATGATGATGCCAACCGTGCCCTAATGGGATCTAACATGCAGCGTCAGGCCGTACCTCTATTAGTAACAGAATCTCCTGTTGTTGGTACTGGAATGGAAAGAAAAGCAGCTGTTGACTCTGGTGACTGTGTAGTTTCTGAAGTTGATGGTGTTGTTGAGAAATCATCATCTAATGAAATCGTTATTAAGACTGATGATAATCAAAAAGTAAGCTATAAATTAGATAAATTCGTAAGAAGTAACCAAGGTAACTCTATGAACCAGAGACCAATCGTTGTTAAAGGTGAAAAAGTTACTAAGGGTGAAGTAATCGCCGATGGTCCATGTACTCAAAATGGTGAAATTGCCTTAGGTAAGAACCCATTGATCGGTTTCATGACTTGGGAAGGTTACAACTACGAAGATGCCGTTCTTCTTAGTGAAAGACTTGTTCAGGAAGATGTTTATACATCTGTTCATATCAATGAATATGAAGCTGAAGCTCGTGATACTAAGTTAGGACCTGAAGAAATCACAAGAGACGTTCCTGGTGTTGGTGACGAAGCTCTTAAAGACCTTGACGAAAGAGGTATCATCCGTATTGGTGCTGAAGTTCGTGCAGGGGATATCTTAGTTGGTAAAGTTACTCCTAAGGGTGAAACTGAATTAACAGCTGAAGAAAGATTACTTCGTGCAATCTTCGGAGAAAAAGCTCGTGAAGTAAGAGATACTTCACTTAGAGTACCTCATGGTGAATTTGGTATCATTATTGATGCTAAGGTATTCACAAGAGAAAATGGTGATGAATTATCACCAGGTGTTAACCAAACAGTTCGTATTTATATCGCTCAAAAGAGAAAGATCCAAGTTGGTGATAAGATGGCCGGTCGACATGGTAATAAGGGTGTTGTTTCCCGTGTACTTCCAGTTGAAGATATGCCATTCTTACCTAATGGTCGCCCACTTGATATCGTATTAAACCCTCTAGGCGTACCTTCACGTATGAACATTGGACAGGTACTTGAAATCCACTTAAGCTTAGCTTCTAAAGTATTAGGTTTCAACGTAGCAACTCCAGTATTCGATGGTGCAAACGAGTTTGATATCATGGATACACTTGAAATGGCTAATGATTATGTAAATACTCCATTAGACAATTTTGAAGATAAATATAAAGATGTACTAGATCCAGAAGTTATGGATTATTTAGTTACAAATGAAGATTATAGAAAGCAATGGGAAGGCGTTCCTATCAATCGTGATGGTAAAGTAAAATTACGTGATGGTAGAACAGGTGAGTACTTCGATGGTGCTGTAACAGTTGGTTTCATGCATTACTTGAAACTTCACCACTTAGTTGATGATAAGATCCATGCACGTTCAACTGGTCCTTACTCATTAGTAACTCAACAGCCACTTGGTGGTAAAGCTCAGTTCGGTGGACAGAGATTTGGTGAAATGGAAGTTTGGGCACTTGAAGCTTATGGTGCTGCTTACACATTACAGGAAATCTTAACTGTTAAATCCGATGATGTTGTAGGTCGTGTTAAGACTTACGAAGCAATTATTAAAGGTGAAAATATTTCTGAGCCTGGTATTCCAGAATCATTTAAAGTATTATTAAAAGAACTTCAATCTCTTGCATTAGACATTACAGTTCTTGATGAAAATGGTCATGAAATCCAAATGACAGAAAGTATTGATTATGGCGATGAAGAGTTAACTCCATTAATTGAAGGAGATGACAACTTCCGCTTTGATGAAGAGCCTTTCTCAGAAAGTGGATTCAGAGAAGTTCACAATAAGGAAGACGAACAACAAGATTTCAACGTATTCCAAGCTGACGACAAAGACTCTGAAGCTGATTCCGAAATTAGTTTAGATGCTGATGAAGAATTAACTTTTGGAGAAATGGATGATTTTGATGAATAA
- a CDS encoding LSU ribosomal protein L7/L12: protein MTTQEFIEAIKSLTVLELNDLVKACEEEFGVSAAAGVVVAAAGAEGGAGAEKTEFDVELTEVGANKVKVIKVVREVTGLGLKEAKEVVDGAPKVVKEGASKEEAEEIKAKLEAEGAKVTLK from the coding sequence ATGACAACTCAAGAATTTATCGAAGCTATTAAAAGCTTAACAGTATTAGAATTAAACGATTTAGTAAAAGCTTGTGAAGAAGAATTTGGTGTATCTGCAGCAGCTGGTGTTGTAGTTGCAGCAGCTGGTGCTGAAGGTGGCGCTGGTGCTGAAAAAACTGAATTTGACGTTGAATTAACAGAAGTAGGCGCAAACAAAGTTAAAGTTATCAAAGTAGTTCGTGAAGTAACTGGTTTAGGATTAAAAGAAGCTAAAGAAGTAGTAGATGGCGCTCCTAAAGTTGTTAAAGAAGGCGCTTCTAAAGAAGAAGCTGAAGAAATCAAAGCTAAACTTGAAGCTGAAGGTGCTAAAGTTACTCTTAAATAG
- a CDS encoding LSU ribosomal protein L10p — translation MAKVELKKPVVDEIKGYVENAKSAVLVDYRGLTVEQDTVLRKKLREAGVVYKVYKNTMIKFAFEGTDFAQLDQHLEGPTAVAFGMEDATAPARILSEVMKDADKLEFKGGVVEGTYYDVEGMKTIATIPSREVLISKLLGSLQSPITNFARVINQIAESKEEAAQ, via the coding sequence ATGGCAAAGGTAGAATTAAAAAAACCTGTAGTTGATGAAATCAAAGGATATGTTGAAAATGCAAAATCTGCTGTATTAGTTGACTACCGTGGTTTAACAGTTGAACAAGATACTGTTTTACGTAAAAAGTTAAGAGAAGCTGGTGTTGTATACAAAGTATACAAAAACACTATGATCAAATTTGCTTTTGAAGGAACTGATTTTGCTCAGTTAGACCAACATCTTGAAGGACCAACTGCAGTAGCATTTGGTATGGAAGATGCAACAGCTCCAGCTAGAATTTTAAGTGAAGTTATGAAAGATGCTGACAAATTAGAATTCAAAGGCGGAGTAGTAGAAGGAACTTACTACGATGTAGAGGGAATGAAGACAATCGCTACAATCCCTTCAAGAGAAGTTCTTATTTCCAAATTACTTGGAAGTTTACAATCACCTATTACAAACTTTGCTCGTGTTATTAACCAAATCGCAGAGAGCAAAGAAGAAGCAGCTCAATAA